In Deltaproteobacteria bacterium, a single genomic region encodes these proteins:
- a CDS encoding thrombospondin type 3 repeat-containing protein: protein MLDATGAPTGQSFPAVVTDDLGTFEVALPGALAWLQAQGFAFDEVVGDLSGAPVSLDALVVVDAPTVSSRVNVLTDLATDRARALLGAGSEPSEALAQAGEELIAALPIGVGYDPGVDFSAMAVFGTGTADDAYLLAASAMVLQAAHDEADGPDATPELQAMLNALAVDLADDGALEAGRIAVLDDAARRVDAASVLANLQARADELGVDFVAPPLTSMLDLDDDGVPDATDNCQGVANPDQLDSDGDGTGDACAACDDPSLDDADLDGVNEPCDNCPFANASQLDGDGDGIGNACDTCPMTPEGEDGACCDPRAASTWCLEPDTAIQNTACSDAPGGFLCSGLTDGTQNYADNCFGGCGGGGAACVVAGAFPVHVAPMFFDCAPGDACCSRFCTVGDDAACAQGGLVAVPTCLQYFADGEAPPGLEDLGLCVDTTAGPCAAPGAHARACAAELD, encoded by the coding sequence ATGCTCGACGCGACGGGGGCGCCCACCGGGCAGAGCTTCCCCGCGGTCGTCACGGACGACCTCGGGACGTTCGAGGTCGCGTTGCCCGGGGCCTTGGCCTGGTTGCAGGCCCAGGGCTTCGCCTTCGACGAGGTCGTCGGCGACCTCTCGGGGGCCCCCGTGTCGCTCGACGCCCTGGTGGTCGTCGACGCGCCCACGGTGTCGAGCCGCGTCAACGTGCTCACCGACCTCGCGACCGATCGCGCGCGCGCGTTGCTGGGCGCGGGCAGCGAGCCGAGCGAGGCGCTCGCGCAGGCCGGCGAGGAGCTGATCGCCGCCCTGCCGATCGGCGTCGGCTACGACCCCGGCGTGGATTTCTCCGCGATGGCGGTCTTCGGGACGGGCACGGCGGATGACGCCTACCTCCTGGCCGCGAGCGCGATGGTGCTCCAGGCGGCGCACGACGAGGCCGACGGCCCTGACGCGACACCCGAGCTGCAGGCGATGCTCAACGCACTCGCGGTCGATCTCGCGGACGACGGCGCGCTCGAGGCCGGGCGGATCGCCGTTCTCGACGACGCCGCGCGGCGCGTCGATGCGGCGAGCGTACTCGCGAACCTGCAGGCGCGGGCCGACGAGCTCGGCGTCGACTTCGTCGCTCCACCCCTCACCTCGATGCTGGACCTCGACGACGACGGGGTCCCGGACGCCACCGACAACTGCCAGGGCGTGGCCAACCCCGATCAACTCGACAGCGACGGCGACGGCACCGGCGATGCCTGTGCGGCGTGCGACGATCCTTCGCTCGACGACGCCGACCTCGACGGGGTGAACGAGCCCTGCGACAACTGCCCCTTCGCCAACGCCAGCCAGCTCGACGGCGACGGCGACGGCATCGGCAACGCCTGCGACACCTGCCCGATGACCCCCGAGGGGGAGGACGGGGCCTGCTGCGATCCGCGGGCGGCATCGACGTGGTGCCTCGAGCCGGACACCGCGATCCAGAACACCGCGTGCAGCGACGCCCCGGGAGGGTTCCTCTGCAGCGGGCTCACCGACGGCACGCAGAACTACGCCGACAACTGCTTTGGCGGCTGCGGGGGCGGGGGCGCGGCGTGTGTGGTCGCCGGCGCGTTCCCGGTCCACGTGGCGCCGATGTTCTTCGACTGTGCGCCGGGCGACGCGTGCTGCTCGAGGTTCTGCACGGTCGGCGACGACGCCGCGTGTGCGCAGGGCGGCCTCGTCGCGGTGCCGACGTGCCTGCAGTACTTCGCCGACGGCGAGGCGCCACCCGGGCTCGAGGATCTCGGCCTGTGCGTCGACACGACCGCCGGGCCGTGCGCAGCGCCGGGGGCCCACGCCCGCGCGTGCGCGGCCGAGCTCGACTGA
- a CDS encoding YaeQ family protein, which produces MRRFEVALSDSDRGVYEGLDLRVAQHPSACEPDLVARVLARALEHGEGARVLARARGRCGAGAVAARPARRSAGVDRHLRVTRRGGPTSTSSASSPSPRVLRDPRPASRPLLASTTGH; this is translated from the coding sequence ATGCGACGCTTCGAGGTCGCGCTCTCCGACTCGGATCGCGGGGTGTACGAGGGGCTCGATCTGCGGGTCGCGCAGCACCCGTCCGCGTGCGAGCCGGACCTCGTCGCCCGCGTCCTGGCGCGGGCGCTCGAGCACGGCGAGGGCGCTCGAGTTCTCGCGCGGGCTCGCGGCCGGTGTGGAGCCGGCGCTGTGGCAGCACGACCTGCGCGGCGATCTGCAGGCGTGGATCGACACCTGCGAGTGACGCGGCGGGGCGGCCCGACGAGCACGAGCAGCGCGAGCTCGCCATCGCCGCGGGTGCTGCGAGATCCGCGGCCCGCGTCACGACCGCTGCTGGCATCGACAACGGGGCACTGA
- a CDS encoding translation initiation factor has translation MAKRRVPPPALAPASGLTSNPFAALADRRDVAPEGEAPAVPEAAAQPVVLRGPARAIVRYERAGRGGKEATVVERLGLSTADAQTWCRELKRQLGCGGGVEGEDLVFAGDQRTRLARLLDARGVARITVS, from the coding sequence ATGGCGAAGCGCCGCGTCCCTCCGCCCGCCCTGGCACCCGCCTCGGGGCTGACGTCGAACCCATTCGCAGCGCTCGCCGATCGCCGCGACGTCGCGCCCGAGGGCGAGGCACCGGCGGTGCCCGAGGCCGCGGCGCAACCCGTGGTCCTTAGGGGCCCGGCGCGCGCCATCGTGCGCTACGAGCGTGCCGGCCGCGGTGGCAAAGAGGCCACCGTGGTCGAGCGACTCGGCCTGTCCACCGCCGATGCACAGACGTGGTGCCGCGAGCTCAAGCGACAGCTCGGGTGCGGTGGCGGCGTCGAGGGCGAGGACCTGGTGTTCGCCGGTGACCAGCGCACCCGTCTAGCGCGGCTGCTCGACGCGCGCGGCGTCGCGCGCATCACCGTGTCGTGA
- a CDS encoding beta-lactamase family protein has translation MASRCLSTIALSLLAGCGDPNANDSATRPGDTAPADGTGTGTDPGDSSGDAADTTASVDTGSTTGVGTDFDPQFVIEQANTAIANTPGLAVAVVYQGEVVFAEGFGVADDAGNAVATDTLFNLASCSKIVTAMTVLSLRDEGALTLDTPVPQIVPSFALRTGFDPASITIRHLLTHTSGIGDWPTEPFVEVDGLLDSFVSNGNQPLWAEPGAVWNYSNRGFTLAGLVAASADGGSFAGAVASRVLTPLGMPHATMDASIAATRTFARGHAQGQGWVGPLLLAGESLQPSAGLWASAEDLGPLVRALATGHADGIADGTLAEMASPQAPTLEWPGAHYGYGLFVDEGAAPVLVSHGGSISGYLTDIQVVPELGFGVAVTTNGDTWNPGEMTYAIVDHYAGPIEFPAVDPTPLTLGSIPGAWYDQWQLGHITITDTGSGLEIAFTDFGKTFPLERYSEVAFSTTHPQDGVQFEIVVWPDAEGNARWLVSRAGVAAKL, from the coding sequence ATGGCCTCCCGTTGCCTGTCCACGATCGCACTGAGCCTGCTCGCCGGCTGCGGCGACCCGAACGCGAACGACAGTGCGACCAGGCCCGGCGACACGGCGCCCGCCGACGGCACCGGCACCGGCACCGACCCAGGTGATTCGTCCGGCGACGCCGCGGACACGACCGCCAGCGTCGACACCGGCAGCACCACCGGGGTCGGCACCGACTTCGATCCACAGTTCGTCATCGAGCAGGCCAACACCGCGATCGCCAACACGCCGGGCCTGGCGGTCGCGGTCGTCTACCAGGGCGAGGTCGTGTTCGCCGAGGGTTTCGGGGTCGCCGACGACGCGGGCAACGCCGTCGCCACCGACACCCTGTTCAACCTCGCATCGTGCTCGAAGATCGTCACCGCGATGACCGTGCTCTCGCTGCGCGACGAGGGCGCGCTCACGCTCGACACACCGGTGCCGCAGATCGTCCCCAGCTTCGCGCTGCGCACCGGCTTCGACCCCGCCAGCATCACGATCCGCCATCTTCTGACGCACACCTCGGGGATCGGCGACTGGCCGACCGAGCCGTTCGTCGAGGTCGACGGGCTACTCGACTCCTTCGTGAGCAACGGCAACCAGCCGCTGTGGGCCGAGCCCGGCGCGGTGTGGAACTACTCCAACCGCGGCTTCACCCTCGCGGGCCTCGTGGCTGCGAGCGCCGATGGTGGCAGCTTCGCCGGCGCGGTCGCGAGCCGCGTCCTGACCCCGCTCGGCATGCCGCATGCGACCATGGATGCGTCGATCGCCGCCACGCGGACGTTCGCGCGCGGCCACGCCCAGGGCCAAGGCTGGGTCGGGCCGCTGTTGCTCGCCGGCGAGTCGCTGCAACCATCCGCCGGTCTGTGGGCCAGTGCCGAGGATCTCGGACCGCTGGTGCGCGCGCTCGCCACCGGTCACGCCGACGGCATCGCCGACGGCACCTTGGCCGAGATGGCCTCGCCGCAAGCACCGACGCTCGAGTGGCCCGGTGCGCACTACGGCTACGGTCTCTTCGTCGACGAGGGCGCCGCGCCAGTGCTGGTCTCGCACGGCGGATCGATCTCGGGCTACCTGACCGACATCCAGGTGGTGCCCGAGCTCGGCTTCGGCGTCGCGGTCACGACCAACGGCGACACCTGGAATCCCGGCGAGATGACCTACGCCATCGTCGACCACTACGCCGGACCGATCGAGTTCCCCGCCGTCGATCCCACGCCGCTCACGCTCGGCTCGATCCCCGGCGCCTGGTACGACCAGTGGCAGCTGGGACACATCACCATCACCGACACGGGCAGCGGACTGGAGATCGCGTTCACCGACTTCGGCAAGACCTTCCCACTCGAGCGGTACTCCGAAGTGGCCTTCTCGACGACGCATCCGCAGGACGGCGTGCAGTTCGAGATCGTGGTGTGGCCCGACGCCGAGGGCAACGCGCGCTGGCTGGTCAGCCGCGCCGGCGTGGCGGCAAAGCTCTGA
- a CDS encoding DUF3152 domain-containing protein — protein MLPIVAIGLSFWLDLVVAGATPEPPEPPEPPDPLDMARRHAPVELEETEFLQLSARDEAQDSAVRVRVLVEPRYAELADAFADTVAATLADADGWPAAGLSFAVVETDWDITVVLAQPKTTDALCAPLRTGGTFSCGRKGRAVINARRWLHGAAGYRGKLDEYRTYVINHEVGHLLGFDHRPCKAKRRPAPVMSQQTKGLGGCVASARPSAAEIAALASRPARFE, from the coding sequence ATGTTGCCCATCGTCGCAATCGGCCTGTCGTTCTGGCTGGACCTGGTGGTCGCGGGCGCGACGCCCGAGCCGCCCGAGCCGCCCGAGCCGCCCGATCCGCTCGACATGGCGCGGCGCCACGCGCCGGTCGAGCTGGAGGAGACCGAGTTCCTGCAGCTGTCGGCGCGGGACGAGGCGCAGGACTCCGCGGTGCGCGTGCGGGTGTTGGTCGAGCCGCGCTACGCGGAGCTCGCCGACGCATTCGCCGACACGGTGGCGGCGACGCTCGCCGACGCCGACGGCTGGCCGGCCGCGGGGTTGTCGTTCGCGGTGGTCGAGACGGACTGGGACATCACGGTGGTGTTGGCCCAGCCGAAGACGACCGATGCGCTGTGCGCTCCGCTGCGCACGGGCGGCACGTTCTCGTGCGGTCGCAAGGGCCGTGCGGTGATCAACGCCCGTCGATGGTTGCACGGCGCGGCCGGCTACCGCGGCAAGCTCGACGAGTATCGGACCTACGTGATCAACCATGAGGTCGGACACCTGCTGGGCTTCGACCATCGCCCGTGCAAGGCCAAGCGTCGGCCGGCGCCGGTGATGTCGCAGCAGACCAAGGGCCTGGGCGGCTGTGTGGCCTCGGCGCGGCCCAGCGCGGCCGAGATCGCCGCGCTCGCGAGCCGACCTGCGCGCTTCGAGTGA
- a CDS encoding metallophosphoesterase family protein, with protein MPSLPRASIRERHTVLPLPPGTARLAVVADTHGNPHPALDDRLREYAPRAILHAGDIGDPIVLDRLAAHAELIVVRGNIDAHRDETPDVVVLDLQRDDARVLRVLLVHIAVNGPRLRADVVRLARARRADLVICGHSHVPFIGRDQGFAVFNPGSVGPRRFQLPIVFGTLELGDTGIRLAHVDCATGQRWLPPGLAAS; from the coding sequence TTGCCAAGCTTGCCGCGCGCGTCGATCCGAGAACGCCACACGGTGCTGCCGCTCCCGCCGGGCACGGCGCGCCTCGCCGTGGTCGCCGACACGCACGGCAATCCCCATCCGGCGCTGGACGATCGCCTGCGGGAGTACGCGCCGCGGGCGATCCTCCACGCCGGTGACATCGGCGATCCGATCGTGCTCGATCGGCTCGCCGCCCACGCCGAGCTGATCGTGGTGCGCGGCAACATCGACGCCCACCGCGACGAGACCCCCGACGTCGTCGTGCTCGATCTGCAGCGCGACGATGCCCGCGTGCTGCGGGTCCTCCTCGTGCACATCGCCGTCAACGGTCCGCGCCTGCGCGCCGACGTGGTCCGCCTGGCCCGGGCGCGCCGCGCCGATCTCGTGATCTGCGGCCACTCCCACGTGCCGTTCATCGGGCGCGATCAGGGCTTCGCGGTGTTCAACCCCGGCTCGGTGGGACCGCGGCGCTTCCAGCTGCCCATCGTCTTCGGCACCCTCGAGCTCGGCGACACCGGGATCCGCCTGGCCCACGTCGACTGTGCAACCGGCCAGCGGTGGCTACCGCCAGGCCTCGCGGCGTCGTGA
- a CDS encoding C39 family peptidase — translation MNAALAIAAPLSPEFHARIEAMLDAGRALDAFACTKTWWQQPPRSHVHLGLDETLLALRLSARLGGRFEGALLRHAERTAPTHPMVVLRRRIRVAEVGLYRAVLDYERAPEIDGATDEVASWWYAHQAVVRGTLRDFDTAWALLQRAGASLDDGYVASSRAQVLLQQHRFDEAVDAAERAWAQSPGLVAAGFSLAGAQAAVDRGEAAAEQLLAWIDGGGQSHEILLLALALRLATARHAEPDEAQALARDILRRAASLEALAPLAVPAVHRGFAALRVEAARVAGDLETMRQQADLANSSFHRTLAERLREPGTDRRRVRLPHPRPRQRLDTCVPASIVTCTGALGQAIDMDSIAAEITYGGTAMWRVRDWATRHHLQARYFAATWESACALLDRGLPFVITFEDAVSGHACAIVGYDAAARTFIGHDPSEGAFECLADAVRSAEAPLGPLACVLVPASRIEEIAALALFDEASTTVAVEIEARLHCDGASAARAYAERDDIRSHVSPATRARLDSCGGRHDLALAAYLELHERHPQNLRLQALLEHEAAYSRDAQLHARILDAILEAPAPAELRSDGGRRRALAIFEVQRAVRLARDASQWSLAEAQLLEAVRRSPHCAAAYAALGDLAWLRGRSSEALLPLRLAAALQPTNPAYAERYAWALQRSGRIDTAVAWLGARAVELAHEAGDASPVMGAVVALRELGEPTRAIETLLAARRDHPRHGALAAEAAVFLAEFGRDEDAARALADARAHADAADELRAATLVAQLGGRVQHVIHLCEAWVEEAASDLHPRSLLLEALAQTRGRAAAVARARAWLDDAPRDAGLERLLLAQLDASGSYREHRARLVDRIERDPADVWAAHALAEALWRDISRGGRGYDPRLPELQAAVQRCIALAPTHEATHAIDAELALLRGDPNAAAACLDRAIAAAPALPHHWRRRLELAAQLGATQLDAIETMLDAAIAGGEPGIEAVPPAVIVAIAEAGGLARARAALDRWEPGRPGAPCLLEARIDLELTCGDEAALAGLREPAETMTARHPLHRGLRLSQQALLERLGCADEACDVAIALCRDLRGDAGVRATAAMRLTRLGRPAAAVELLDEALALAPFAPALAIARARLAWDDGEHDASLAILEAACARMPTAADLLETRGHLLVDRGRPDQALTLLAQACAAYPELPALAHARISILRRPELNTSMREIQRLLDLAASHAPGDWELALERIALARTRGDATTALAIVAAIEPLLEDGVLARGEHAAILHWAGDTDGAIAAMQHVVAARPDYAFGWSALLHWTTQEGAWTRAWEYCERLPPALREAPAFAMQRVRVADQIEALRERASLELQALVERCPDDLTVRAFAFDMAMRADEHDRARAVLRAADLAELPEALLARAVALELACGRIEAAGDTTRELWGRPHVDPTHAARAVAAHVDAGRLTKLTHAVVRALAAGNGVAPAFAIALIDALDERGNSAGARRLFAAMSPAGAGCSEHVLARLIEVLADAALWGVLDPWMDTESTRLRAAPATWAAVGYALLKQGEYARARDWLADWRTRASATAASINNFAVCALATGHYELAYAAAHFALVEHAAPGCRDQLLRTMLRSSIGAHRTDRFIEDVRCHGLPAHGHGVRALQLLAELLIERPRGRALVRLCQRFDREAEESAVWMRRRWHELTSPHLRWYERAWLAIT, via the coding sequence TTGAACGCTGCGCTCGCGATCGCTGCCCCCCTGTCCCCCGAGTTCCACGCGCGCATCGAGGCGATGCTCGACGCCGGTCGCGCCCTGGACGCGTTCGCATGCACGAAGACGTGGTGGCAGCAGCCGCCGCGCAGCCACGTGCACCTCGGCCTCGACGAGACACTGCTCGCACTGCGCTTGAGCGCTCGACTCGGCGGTCGCTTCGAGGGCGCGCTGCTCCGCCATGCCGAGCGCACGGCACCGACACACCCGATGGTGGTGCTGCGCCGTCGCATCCGCGTCGCCGAGGTCGGGCTGTACCGGGCCGTGCTGGACTACGAGCGCGCGCCCGAGATCGATGGCGCGACGGATGAGGTCGCCTCCTGGTGGTACGCGCACCAGGCGGTCGTGCGGGGCACGCTGCGCGACTTCGACACCGCGTGGGCGCTGCTGCAGCGCGCCGGCGCCTCGCTCGACGACGGCTACGTCGCGAGTAGCCGCGCGCAGGTGCTGCTGCAGCAACATCGCTTCGACGAAGCGGTCGATGCTGCCGAGCGCGCGTGGGCACAGTCCCCCGGCCTCGTTGCCGCCGGCTTCTCGTTGGCCGGCGCGCAGGCGGCGGTCGACCGTGGCGAGGCGGCCGCCGAGCAGCTGCTCGCGTGGATCGACGGCGGCGGACAGTCGCACGAGATCCTCTTGCTGGCCCTGGCGCTGCGCCTGGCGACCGCGCGTCACGCCGAGCCCGACGAGGCACAGGCGCTCGCGCGCGACATCCTGCGCCGGGCCGCGTCGCTCGAGGCGCTGGCGCCTCTGGCCGTGCCAGCGGTCCACCGCGGTTTCGCGGCGCTGCGGGTCGAGGCCGCGCGGGTCGCCGGCGACCTCGAGACGATGCGGCAACAGGCCGATCTCGCGAACAGCAGCTTCCATCGCACCCTCGCCGAGCGACTTCGTGAGCCGGGCACCGACCGTCGCAGGGTCCGACTGCCCCATCCACGCCCGCGGCAACGGCTCGACACCTGCGTGCCCGCGAGCATCGTCACCTGCACCGGCGCGCTCGGGCAGGCGATCGACATGGACTCGATCGCCGCCGAGATCACCTACGGCGGCACCGCGATGTGGCGCGTCCGCGACTGGGCGACGCGACACCACCTGCAGGCGCGCTACTTCGCGGCCACGTGGGAGAGCGCGTGCGCCCTGCTCGATCGCGGGCTCCCCTTCGTCATCACGTTCGAGGACGCGGTCTCGGGTCACGCGTGCGCCATCGTCGGCTACGACGCCGCTGCGCGGACCTTCATCGGGCATGATCCGAGCGAGGGTGCCTTCGAGTGTCTCGCCGATGCCGTGCGTTCGGCCGAGGCGCCGCTGGGGCCGCTCGCGTGCGTGCTGGTGCCGGCCTCGCGCATCGAGGAGATCGCGGCGCTGGCCCTCTTCGACGAGGCGAGCACCACGGTGGCCGTCGAGATCGAGGCACGACTGCACTGCGACGGTGCATCGGCCGCCCGCGCGTACGCCGAGCGCGACGACATCCGCTCGCACGTGAGCCCAGCGACGCGGGCCCGCCTCGACAGCTGCGGCGGACGACATGATCTGGCGCTCGCCGCCTACCTCGAGCTGCACGAACGCCACCCGCAGAACCTCCGACTGCAGGCGCTGCTCGAGCACGAAGCCGCGTACAGCCGCGACGCGCAGCTCCACGCCCGCATCCTCGACGCGATCCTCGAGGCCCCCGCGCCCGCCGAGCTGCGCTCCGATGGCGGGCGCAGGCGGGCGCTCGCGATCTTCGAAGTGCAGCGCGCCGTTCGTCTCGCGCGCGACGCGAGTCAGTGGTCGCTCGCCGAAGCGCAGCTGCTCGAGGCGGTGCGACGCTCGCCCCACTGCGCGGCCGCCTATGCGGCGCTCGGCGACCTCGCGTGGCTGCGCGGACGGTCCAGCGAGGCCCTGCTGCCGCTGCGGCTCGCGGCCGCACTGCAGCCGACGAACCCGGCCTACGCGGAGCGTTACGCGTGGGCCTTGCAACGCTCGGGGCGCATCGACACCGCCGTCGCATGGCTGGGCGCCCGCGCGGTCGAGCTGGCGCACGAGGCCGGCGACGCCAGCCCGGTGATGGGCGCCGTGGTGGCGCTGCGCGAGCTGGGCGAACCGACCCGCGCGATCGAGACGCTGCTCGCGGCGCGCCGCGATCATCCGCGGCACGGCGCGCTGGCAGCCGAAGCCGCCGTGTTCCTCGCCGAGTTCGGGCGCGACGAGGATGCTGCGCGTGCACTCGCGGACGCGCGCGCCCACGCCGATGCCGCCGACGAGCTGCGCGCGGCAACGTTGGTGGCGCAGCTCGGCGGTCGCGTACAACACGTGATTCACCTGTGCGAGGCCTGGGTCGAGGAGGCCGCGAGCGATCTGCACCCGCGCAGCTTGCTGCTGGAAGCGCTGGCCCAGACGCGAGGGCGCGCGGCGGCCGTCGCCCGCGCGCGCGCATGGCTCGACGACGCACCGCGCGACGCCGGCCTCGAACGACTCCTGCTCGCTCAGCTCGACGCCAGCGGCTCGTACCGAGAACACCGCGCACGGCTGGTCGATCGCATCGAGCGCGATCCCGCCGATGTCTGGGCCGCGCACGCGCTGGCGGAAGCGCTGTGGCGCGACATCTCGCGCGGCGGTCGAGGCTACGACCCGCGGCTGCCCGAGCTCCAGGCCGCGGTGCAGCGCTGCATCGCGCTCGCGCCCACGCACGAGGCCACCCATGCCATCGACGCCGAGCTGGCACTGCTGCGGGGCGATCCCAACGCCGCCGCCGCATGCCTCGATCGGGCGATCGCAGCCGCCCCCGCGTTGCCCCACCACTGGCGGCGACGACTGGAGCTGGCGGCGCAGCTGGGCGCCACGCAGCTGGACGCCATCGAGACGATGCTCGACGCCGCGATCGCCGGTGGCGAGCCGGGCATCGAAGCGGTGCCCCCCGCCGTGATCGTCGCGATCGCCGAGGCGGGTGGACTCGCCCGCGCACGCGCGGCGCTCGATCGCTGGGAGCCGGGCCGCCCCGGCGCGCCGTGCCTGCTCGAGGCACGCATCGATCTCGAGCTCACCTGCGGCGACGAGGCCGCCCTCGCCGGGTTGCGCGAGCCCGCCGAGACCATGACTGCGCGCCATCCACTGCACCGCGGACTGCGGCTCTCGCAGCAGGCGTTGCTCGAGCGACTCGGATGCGCCGACGAAGCCTGCGACGTCGCGATCGCGCTGTGCCGTGACCTGCGTGGCGACGCCGGGGTCCGGGCCACCGCGGCGATGCGACTGACGCGGTTGGGCCGTCCTGCCGCGGCCGTGGAGCTGCTCGACGAAGCGCTCGCGCTGGCCCCGTTCGCGCCGGCGCTGGCGATCGCACGCGCTCGGCTCGCGTGGGACGACGGCGAGCACGATGCATCGCTCGCCATCCTCGAGGCCGCGTGCGCCCGCATGCCGACCGCCGCCGACCTGCTCGAGACGCGGGGTCACCTGCTCGTGGACCGAGGTCGCCCCGACCAGGCGCTGACCCTGCTCGCGCAAGCCTGCGCGGCGTACCCCGAGCTCCCGGCACTCGCCCACGCGCGCATCTCGATCCTGCGGCGTCCCGAGCTGAACACGTCGATGCGCGAGATCCAGCGTCTGCTGGACCTCGCGGCCAGCCACGCGCCCGGCGACTGGGAGCTGGCGCTCGAGCGCATCGCGCTGGCGCGGACGCGAGGGGATGCGACGACGGCGCTGGCGATCGTTGCGGCGATCGAGCCGCTGCTCGAGGACGGCGTGCTCGCGCGGGGCGAGCACGCCGCGATCCTCCACTGGGCCGGCGACACCGATGGCGCCATCGCGGCGATGCAGCACGTCGTCGCGGCGCGCCCCGACTACGCGTTCGGCTGGTCCGCGCTGCTGCACTGGACCACGCAGGAAGGTGCATGGACGCGCGCGTGGGAGTACTGCGAGCGCCTGCCGCCGGCGCTGCGCGAAGCCCCGGCCTTCGCCATGCAGCGGGTTCGCGTGGCCGATCAGATCGAGGCGCTGCGCGAGCGCGCCTCGCTCGAGCTGCAGGCGCTGGTCGAGCGATGCCCCGACGACCTCACGGTGCGCGCGTTCGCGTTCGACATGGCGATGCGAGCGGACGAGCACGACCGCGCCCGCGCGGTGCTGCGGGCCGCCGACCTGGCCGAGCTTCCCGAGGCTCTGCTCGCGCGCGCGGTCGCCCTCGAGCTCGCGTGCGGACGCATCGAGGCCGCCGGCGACACCACGCGCGAGCTGTGGGGTCGCCCGCACGTCGACCCGACGCACGCCGCCCGCGCGGTCGCGGCCCACGTCGACGCCGGTCGCCTCACCAAGCTCACCCACGCGGTCGTTCGTGCGCTCGCGGCCGGCAACGGCGTGGCACCGGCGTTCGCCATCGCCCTCATCGATGCGCTCGACGAACGCGGCAACTCGGCGGGCGCGCGTCGCTTGTTCGCGGCGATGTCACCCGCCGGCGCAGGCTGCAGCGAGCACGTGCTCGCGAGACTCATCGAGGTGCTCGCGGATGCGGCCCTCTGGGGTGTGCTCGACCCGTGGATGGACACCGAGTCGACGCGCTTGCGTGCGGCCCCCGCGACGTGGGCCGCCGTCGGCTACGCGCTGCTGAAGCAGGGTGAGTACGCGCGCGCCCGCGACTGGCTCGCCGACTGGCGCACGCGTGCGTCGGCCACGGCAGCATCGATCAACAACTTTGCGGTGTGTGCCCTCGCCACCGGGCACTACGAGCTCGCCTACGCGGCCGCCCACTTCGCGTTGGTCGAACACGCCGCGCCGGGGTGCCGTGACCAGCTGCTGCGCACGATGCTGCGGAGCTCGATCGGTGCCCACCGCACCGACCGCTTCATCGAGGACGTGCGCTGCCACGGACTTCCCGCGCACGGTCACGGCGTGCGCGCCCTGCAGCTGCTGGCGGAGCTGTTGATCGAGCGGCCACGGGGACGGGCGCTGGTGCGGCTGTGCCAGCGCTTCGATCGCGAGGCCGAGGAGTCGGCCGTATGGATGCGCCGGCGCTGGCACGAGCTGACCTCGCCGCACCTGCGCTGGTACGAGCGGGCATGGCTCGCGATCACGTAG
- the groES gene encoding co-chaperone GroES, translating into MKIRPLHDRLVVKRVAEESKTSGGLFIPDTAKEKPARGLVIAVGEGKRDDAGKRIALDVKAGDEVLFGKYAGTELKLDGEEHIVLREDEILAVIEK; encoded by the coding sequence ATGAAGATCCGTCCCCTCCACGACCGCCTGGTCGTCAAGCGCGTCGCCGAAGAGAGCAAGACCTCCGGCGGCCTGTTCATCCCCGACACCGCCAAGGAGAAGCCCGCGCGTGGCCTCGTGATCGCGGTCGGCGAGGGCAAGCGTGACGACGCCGGCAAGCGCATCGCGCTCGACGTCAAGGCCGGCGACGAGGTTCTGTTCGGCAAGTACGCCGGCACCGAGCTCAAGCTCGACGGCGAAGAGCACATCGTGCTGCGCGAGGACGAGATCCTCGCGGTCATCGAGAAGTAA